One window of the Candidatus Jettenia sp. genome contains the following:
- a CDS encoding sulfotransferase domain-containing protein, with product MKVKLNIRDRHFLIIGGTTKAATTSLFRYLADHPDICAASAKETRFFLDRDYPVKSKYRYEDGMDKYGEYFNHGDDSKLQLEATPDYLYSSGTSQKIKDSLPKVKLVFVLREPFSRIISWYKFAQQNGQISGDVTLEEYIEKQLHTNTSEKGEQHMRSLEQGRYSVYLNPYFDLFGRDRIQIIFYEELVKDPLTVVKSVSSFAEISPEFYEDYDFKVFNRTESMKNPKLHGIYKRLRFYVRSYTHNKPIIHKNLRRFRLLIEPLYFSLNKNFPDKIVIPPKIKIFIKDYYKEEIDKLEKLIGRSTPWHCDNVSSRMMDEERKT from the coding sequence ATGAAAGTAAAACTCAATATAAGAGATCGCCACTTCCTCATTATTGGTGGTACAACCAAAGCCGCAACAACATCATTATTCAGATATCTTGCGGACCATCCTGATATTTGTGCTGCAAGTGCGAAAGAAACACGATTTTTTTTAGATCGGGACTATCCCGTAAAGTCTAAATACCGATATGAGGATGGAATGGATAAATACGGAGAGTATTTCAATCATGGTGATGATTCGAAATTACAATTAGAAGCTACCCCAGATTATTTATACTCATCAGGTACTTCGCAGAAAATTAAAGACTCCCTCCCGAAAGTTAAACTTGTATTTGTTTTACGTGAGCCTTTTTCAAGAATTATTTCATGGTATAAATTTGCTCAGCAGAATGGGCAAATTTCTGGAGATGTTACCCTTGAAGAATATATAGAGAAGCAGCTTCACACGAATACCAGTGAAAAAGGAGAACAACATATGCGCTCTCTTGAGCAGGGACGATACTCCGTCTATTTGAATCCTTATTTTGATTTATTTGGTAGAGATCGAATTCAGATTATTTTTTACGAGGAGTTGGTGAAAGATCCGTTGACTGTTGTTAAGTCTGTTAGTTCTTTTGCTGAAATCAGTCCTGAATTTTATGAAGATTATGATTTTAAAGTATTCAACCGTACCGAATCGATGAAGAATCCTAAATTGCATGGAATATATAAGAGACTTCGATTTTATGTACGCAGTTATACTCATAATAAGCCGATAATTCACAAAAATCTACGAAGATTTCGGCTGCTTATAGAACCTTTGTATTTTTCCTTAAATAAGAATTTCCCCGATAAGATTGTAATTCCTCCAAAAATTAAAATATTTATCAAGGATTATTATAAGGAAGAAATTGATAAATTAGAGAAATTGATTGGTAGATCAACCCCGTGGCATTGCGATAATGTATCTTCTAGAATGATGGATGAAGAAAGGAAAACGTGA
- a CDS encoding beta-N-acetylhexosaminidase, with protein MNYKGISFFSSLFLSLFLWNGIALSEQIIVPSPKQSNFKSNYIIVGSDSRLIIPIHFRNRFQSTVLEVENYLKSLDQKVNIIDIVVKILPNQRIKALRQHEGYTIEIFSNKIVITGKDYLGALHGLTSFEALMRNNEGKMREGKIADWPDLKTRALHIVLRYQKPSEIKRQIQLARFGHYNTLIIQMKDDVRFNTMEEIAGIDAWTKEEFLDVVQFARENGLDVIPEIKLLTHQQAQLKNIYPQVMYNKVTYHPKRETYSIVLPMIDEVIDSINPRAFHIGHDEVAGLSLKSKKKWLRDGEESLPRDLFLADVKYLHKYLKDRGIETWMWGDMLIAPKEFPGMFAGHLHGIKGYSSLRNKIPKGIVICDWHYFDEQFDFPSTLSFAKAGHKVLGATWKKERTTKNFSRYVAKIPKNVKGMIATTWFSALKKDIDALNKIIQTSANIFWNAKYKTQSSEYQIYNEF; from the coding sequence ATGAATTATAAGGGAATAAGCTTTTTTTCCTCTTTGTTCTTATCCTTATTCTTATGGAACGGTATTGCGTTATCTGAACAAATCATTGTTCCATCTCCGAAACAAAGTAATTTTAAAAGTAATTATATTATCGTCGGCTCAGATAGCAGACTAATTATCCCCATCCACTTTAGAAATCGTTTTCAATCCACGGTATTGGAGGTTGAAAATTACTTAAAAAGTTTAGATCAAAAAGTAAATATCATAGATATCGTGGTTAAAATATTACCAAATCAACGAATAAAAGCACTAAGGCAGCACGAGGGCTATACAATAGAGATATTCTCTAATAAAATAGTAATCACAGGGAAGGATTATTTAGGTGCATTGCACGGTTTAACCTCTTTTGAAGCGTTGATGAGAAACAATGAAGGAAAGATGAGAGAAGGGAAAATAGCGGATTGGCCTGACTTAAAGACTCGCGCTCTTCATATAGTTTTACGATATCAAAAACCATCTGAGATCAAACGGCAAATTCAATTAGCCCGCTTTGGTCATTATAATACTTTAATAATTCAAATGAAAGATGATGTTCGATTCAATACAATGGAAGAAATAGCAGGTATTGACGCTTGGACAAAAGAGGAATTTTTAGATGTAGTACAGTTTGCGAGAGAAAATGGGTTGGATGTCATACCGGAAATAAAATTACTTACCCATCAGCAGGCACAATTAAAAAATATTTACCCTCAAGTTATGTATAATAAAGTAACATATCATCCAAAAAGGGAAACCTATAGTATCGTTTTACCAATGATAGATGAGGTCATAGATTCCATTAATCCGAGAGCATTCCATATAGGACATGATGAAGTAGCGGGTCTCAGCTTAAAATCGAAAAAAAAATGGCTTCGTGATGGTGAAGAGTCGTTACCTCGCGATCTTTTTCTTGCAGATGTAAAATATTTACACAAGTATCTCAAAGATCGTGGCATTGAAACATGGATGTGGGGAGATATGTTAATAGCTCCAAAGGAATTTCCTGGTATGTTTGCCGGTCACTTACATGGTATCAAAGGTTATAGTTCTTTAAGAAATAAAATTCCCAAAGGTATAGTCATTTGTGATTGGCATTATTTCGATGAACAATTTGATTTTCCATCAACTTTATCCTTTGCTAAAGCTGGGCATAAAGTACTTGGCGCTACTTGGAAGAAGGAGAGGACAACAAAAAATTTTAGCCGTTATGTCGCAAAGATACCCAAAAATGTTAAAGGTATGATTGCTACGACGTGGTTCAGTGCATTAAAAAAGGATATAGATGCTTTAAACAAAATAATACAAACATCGGCTAATATCTTTTGGAATGCGAAATACAAAACACAATCGTCAGAATACCAAATATATAACGAATTTTAG
- a CDS encoding glycosyltransferase family 4 protein, with protein MKVLQINNYHYVKGGSERVYFETSRLLEENGHKVIHFSVNDKEALESPCKEYFIEPSNYFGRNFIQNNFIYKFIYSKEAKYKLEDLIKKEKPDIAHLHIFYGRLTSSILPVLKRYNVPAVMTIHEYKMLCPMYTFLNDEGKICEKCATGNYYHGVVRKCNRSNLTYSSISALECYIRDKYFPYERYIDKFIMVSKFLMEKHLQYKPQLRDKTIQIYNFVNMEKYTPMYLQGDYYLYFGRLSREKGILTLLKAWKYLPNIKLKIVGNGDLKNEIIKYIQENNINAELVGYLTGQELFEVIRDSKYVIIPSEWYETFGLNIVEGFACGRPVLASKIGAIPELVQDKINGFLFESKNINSLIETVKLAEAVSEDEYKELSYAARGYAETHFDKGIYYKKLIEVYNEITLNVCR; from the coding sequence ATGAAGGTCTTGCAAATTAATAATTATCATTATGTAAAAGGGGGTTCAGAGAGAGTATATTTTGAGACCTCAAGATTATTAGAGGAAAATGGGCATAAAGTCATCCATTTTAGTGTCAATGATAAGGAGGCCCTGGAAAGTCCTTGTAAAGAATATTTCATTGAGCCATCAAATTACTTTGGGAGAAATTTTATCCAAAATAATTTTATCTACAAATTTATCTATTCAAAGGAAGCAAAATATAAATTAGAAGATTTAATAAAAAAAGAAAAACCTGATATTGCACACCTTCATATATTTTATGGGAGGCTTACTTCGTCGATCCTTCCGGTATTAAAAAGATATAATGTACCGGCAGTAATGACTATTCATGAATATAAAATGCTTTGTCCGATGTATACTTTTCTTAATGATGAAGGTAAGATTTGTGAAAAATGTGCGACGGGTAATTATTATCACGGTGTTGTAAGGAAATGCAATAGAAGTAATTTAACCTATAGTTCTATTTCTGCCTTAGAATGTTATATACGAGATAAGTACTTTCCTTATGAGAGATATATAGATAAATTTATTATGGTAAGTAAATTTCTTATGGAGAAACACTTACAGTATAAACCTCAGCTAAGGGATAAAACTATCCAAATATATAACTTTGTAAATATGGAGAAATATACTCCCATGTATTTGCAGGGAGATTACTATCTGTATTTTGGAAGACTATCAAGGGAAAAAGGTATTTTAACCTTATTGAAAGCCTGGAAATATCTTCCAAATATTAAACTTAAGATAGTAGGAAATGGTGATCTTAAAAATGAAATAATAAAATATATACAAGAAAATAATATTAATGCAGAATTAGTCGGTTATTTAACGGGTCAAGAGTTATTTGAAGTAATTAGAGATTCTAAATATGTAATAATCCCATCGGAATGGTACGAGACATTCGGTTTAAATATCGTAGAGGGTTTTGCATGCGGAAGACCAGTTTTGGCATCAAAAATTGGTGCAATACCAGAATTAGTGCAGGATAAAATAAATGGATTTCTTTTTGAAAGTAAAAACATCAATTCTTTAATAGAAACTGTTAAATTAGCAGAAGCTGTTTCTGAAGACGAATATAAAGAACTATCATATGCAGCCAGAGGATATGCAGAAACGCATTTTGATAAGGGAATTTATTATAAAAAATTGATAGAAGTTTATAATGAAATAACCTTGAATGTTTGTCGATAA
- a CDS encoding sulfotransferase domain-containing protein yields MKTELNVKDYRYLIIGGTTKAATTSLFFYLKDHPQICAANRKETRFFLDADYPVPSRSKYRFEDGLDKYEQFYIHCTNMNVRMEATPDYLYSQGTPQKIKQSLPEAKIVFILREPASRLISWYKFAKQNNFLPEKITFDKYIKLQLEYDGKDKKDQYLLALEQGRYSVYLNSYINLFGNNRILVVFYEDLSNNPMSVLKEICSFVGIAPEFYNNYDFKVFNRTETLKSSKIHSLYIKLRVNIRTHSHNKPYIHFIFKRLRSMFEPLYLYLNVRSPEDVKIFSSTENFLRDYYKGERQSIEKLIGKTIPWKANIF; encoded by the coding sequence ATGAAAACAGAATTAAATGTTAAGGATTATCGTTACTTGATTATTGGGGGAACAACGAAAGCAGCTACAACTTCATTATTCTTTTATCTTAAAGATCATCCTCAAATTTGTGCTGCTAACAGGAAGGAGACACGTTTTTTTCTCGATGCTGATTATCCCGTACCCTCAAGATCAAAATACCGATTTGAGGATGGTTTGGATAAATACGAGCAATTTTATATTCATTGTACTAATATGAATGTACGGATGGAAGCGACTCCTGATTATCTTTATTCTCAGGGTACTCCTCAAAAGATAAAACAGTCGCTTCCGGAAGCAAAAATAGTTTTTATACTGAGAGAACCTGCCTCAAGGCTTATTTCTTGGTATAAATTTGCAAAGCAGAATAACTTTCTTCCAGAGAAGATAACCTTTGATAAATATATTAAACTGCAATTAGAATATGATGGAAAAGATAAAAAAGATCAGTATCTGCTTGCCCTTGAGCAAGGGAGATACTCTGTTTATCTTAATTCTTACATTAACTTATTTGGTAATAATAGAATTCTTGTAGTTTTTTATGAAGATCTTTCAAATAATCCGATGTCGGTATTGAAAGAGATATGCTCGTTTGTAGGTATTGCTCCAGAATTTTATAATAATTACGATTTTAAAGTATTTAATCGTACCGAAACTCTAAAAAGTTCAAAAATACACTCTCTTTATATTAAACTTCGTGTTAATATACGTACACATTCCCATAATAAGCCGTATATCCATTTTATTTTTAAGCGCCTGAGATCGATGTTTGAACCACTTTATCTATATTTAAATGTCCGTTCTCCTGAAGACGTAAAGATCTTTTCATCAACAGAAAATTTTCTTAGAGATTATTATAAAGGAGAACGCCAATCTATAGAAAAGCTAATCGGGAAGACTATTCCGTGGAAAGCTAATATATTTTAA
- a CDS encoding class I SAM-dependent methyltransferase, giving the protein MIELHQKEGSHNKTNWLRNMVKDIVMEFKIKTGLVRRNFNNRDFWDHRYLKNKELGSGIGSRGETKKYKRELLQQIVDQIKPESVLDIGCGDMEVSSVLPAKNYTGLDISKVVIEHNRVAYSNRNFISGNFLEMDLSPADIAISFDVLIHLPSCNEYKAFVQKIVALAMRYGIISGYESVPAKGAQITFFHEPLSKTLQSAGAQNIRKIGEYQQVTIFRFEKHMR; this is encoded by the coding sequence ATGATAGAATTACATCAGAAAGAGGGATCTCATAATAAGACAAATTGGTTACGTAATATGGTAAAAGATATTGTAATGGAATTTAAAATAAAAACAGGTTTAGTACGAAGAAATTTTAATAACAGAGATTTTTGGGACCATCGTTATTTAAAAAATAAAGAACTTGGTTCAGGAATTGGTTCTCGTGGTGAGACGAAGAAATACAAACGAGAACTTTTGCAGCAGATTGTTGATCAGATTAAACCTGAATCTGTATTAGATATAGGTTGTGGCGATATGGAAGTAAGTTCTGTATTGCCTGCTAAAAATTATACTGGTCTGGATATTTCAAAGGTAGTGATAGAACATAATCGTGTTGCTTATTCTAACAGAAATTTTATTTCAGGAAATTTTTTGGAAATGGATCTATCACCAGCAGATATTGCCATATCATTTGACGTATTGATTCATTTACCATCCTGTAATGAATACAAAGCGTTTGTCCAGAAAATAGTTGCTCTGGCAATGAGATATGGAATTATCTCAGGTTATGAATCTGTGCCTGCGAAAGGCGCTCAGATTACTTTTTTTCACGAGCCTTTAAGTAAGACGCTCCAATCAGCAGGGGCTCAGAATATTCGTAAGATAGGAGAGTATCAACAGGTAACAATTTTTCGGTTTGAAAAGCATATGCGGTAG
- a CDS encoding sulfotransferase domain-containing protein: MGKKPNVIIAGVTKGGTTSLFSYLSRHPEICSSHIKETCYFLPLRYGNELSPIDEYLRYFKHYKNEKYILEATPGYFYGSKTIPQRIYKELGKVKIIIIFREPVSRLFSFYKASKGIMLIPKEMLFDEYVGLCKDHIEMGKSSPIEKDTLYRGIKEGFYSNYLEDWYAYFGDSLKIVFFEHLKDNPLLFMRELCDWLEIDSHIYPSEQFTVENRSAFYRNKFLHKIGIYTNKKLELLFRKLPGLKPVLRGLYYSVNESSFEEGILPDTRSSLESLYAPHNENLLNMLSKKGYKEMPDWLHGINGR, translated from the coding sequence ATGGGAAAAAAACCAAATGTAATAATTGCCGGAGTTACAAAAGGGGGTACAACATCTCTCTTCTCATATCTGTCTCGTCATCCGGAAATTTGTTCTTCTCATATAAAAGAGACTTGCTATTTTCTTCCCTTAAGATATGGAAATGAACTATCTCCTATTGATGAATATCTCAGATATTTTAAACACTATAAGAATGAAAAATATATATTAGAAGCAACCCCTGGGTATTTCTACGGAAGTAAAACTATCCCTCAAAGAATTTATAAGGAATTAGGGAAAGTAAAGATAATTATTATTTTTCGTGAACCAGTTAGCAGGCTATTCTCATTCTATAAAGCCTCCAAAGGGATAATGCTTATACCTAAAGAAATGTTATTTGATGAGTATGTTGGTTTATGTAAGGACCATATAGAGATGGGTAAGAGTTCTCCTATAGAGAAGGACACTCTATATAGGGGGATTAAGGAGGGTTTTTATTCCAACTATTTAGAGGATTGGTATGCGTATTTTGGAGATTCCTTAAAAATAGTATTTTTTGAACATTTAAAGGATAATCCTCTATTGTTTATGAGAGAATTATGTGATTGGCTTGAGATTGATTCACATATATATCCTTCCGAGCAATTTACTGTTGAAAATAGATCTGCTTTTTATAGAAATAAATTTCTCCATAAAATAGGGATATATACTAATAAAAAATTAGAATTATTATTCAGAAAATTACCGGGACTAAAACCAGTTTTAAGAGGACTATATTATTCTGTAAATGAATCTTCTTTTGAAGAAGGAATATTACCAGATACACGTTCATCTCTTGAGTCTTTATACGCACCTCATAACGAGAATTTATTAAATATGCTGAGTAAAAAAGGTTATAAAGAAATGCCAGATTGGTTACATGGAATAAATGGAAGGTAA
- a CDS encoding sulfotransferase, translating into MIAQLDPIYIKIRPAKVIKRLIGYALFEGRPLTTKGRWINTLIFSLFSVEKKLPQLKKVEKPIFILGTGRSGTTILGKVLSMHKDIGFLNEPKALWHFIYQDEDLIGSYAHARNAYYRLDAKQVTEEIKRTAYRLYGTYLAVTCSKRVVDKYPELIFRVPFVKAIFPDAKFLFLVRNGWDTCKSIEVWSKELGMCVSGEVHDWWGINNRKWNLLVDQIISRDEDLKAIMNDVRKFDNHRDMAAAEWIVTMKEGLKFIENFPKDILMVKYEDLVTNPEEVLSTIAEFCELSVDIKFLEYGKKILFPTPPKKHFTIHPSLYLSFEKTMNLLGYTT; encoded by the coding sequence ATGATTGCGCAATTAGATCCAATTTATATTAAAATACGACCTGCCAAAGTAATAAAGCGTTTAATAGGATACGCTTTGTTTGAGGGACGTCCCTTAACTACAAAAGGAAGATGGATAAATACGTTAATTTTTTCTCTTTTTTCAGTAGAAAAAAAATTACCGCAACTGAAAAAGGTAGAGAAACCTATTTTTATTTTAGGGACAGGAAGAAGCGGAACGACAATATTGGGAAAAGTATTGTCAATGCACAAAGATATTGGATTTCTGAATGAGCCTAAGGCACTATGGCATTTCATATACCAGGATGAAGATTTAATTGGTAGTTATGCTCATGCTCGCAATGCATACTATCGCCTTGATGCTAAGCAAGTAACTGAAGAAATAAAGCGCACTGCATATCGCCTTTACGGAACCTATCTAGCAGTTACTTGTTCAAAAAGAGTTGTTGATAAATATCCTGAATTAATATTTAGAGTGCCTTTTGTAAAAGCTATTTTTCCAGATGCGAAATTTCTGTTTTTGGTACGTAATGGCTGGGATACCTGCAAATCTATCGAAGTATGGTCAAAGGAACTTGGCATGTGTGTTAGTGGTGAAGTTCATGATTGGTGGGGTATCAATAACCGCAAATGGAATCTATTGGTAGACCAGATTATCTCTCGCGATGAAGATTTAAAAGCAATTATGAACGATGTGAGAAAATTTGATAATCACCGGGATATGGCGGCTGCAGAATGGATTGTTACCATGAAAGAGGGATTAAAATTCATAGAAAATTTTCCAAAAGATATTCTTATGGTTAAATATGAAGATTTAGTAACAAATCCGGAAGAGGTTTTATCTACAATTGCAGAATTTTGTGAATTATCTGTAGATATCAAATTTTTAGAATATGGGAAAAAAATCTTGTTTCCAACTCCACCAAAAAAACATTTTACCATTCACCCTTCTTTGTATCTTTCTTTTGAAAAAACTATGAATTTATTGGGGTATACTACATGA
- a CDS encoding beta-N-acetylhexosaminidase codes for MEGKLPITQRISFFIFLSILLWTGVALSGQTSVPSSKYSKCGNSHIAIGSNSQLIVPDSFRNRYKSTVHAIENYLKSLKLQRDIVTIVVKILKNQGTNKFIEALLHNEGYTITVSPNTIVITSRDILGALHGLTSFEALMRNNEGKMREGEIADWPDLKIRALHIVLRKQRPSEIKQQIQLARFGHYNTLIIQMKDDVRFKTMEKIANATAWTKEEFLDVVQFARENGLDVIPEIRLLTHQKTQMKDMYPHLMYNKATYDPRKEETYKVVLPMIDEVIDLIHPRAFHIGHDEVAGLNQKTREKWLRKGEDMLPPDLFLADVQRLHKHLKNRGVETWMWGDMLITSNEFPTMLNKHLHGTYGYSNIREKIPKDIVICDWHYLDQQVDFPSALSFAKAGHKVLGVTWKKEVTIKNFSRYIAHMPINGEGMIASTWFGALKGDRGALHRIIQVSAEAFWNAK; via the coding sequence ATGGAAGGTAAACTACCTATTACACAAAGAATAAGTTTTTTTATCTTTTTATCAATTCTGTTATGGACCGGCGTAGCATTATCAGGCCAAACTTCTGTTCCATCTTCAAAATATAGTAAATGTGGCAATAGCCATATTGCTATAGGTTCAAATAGCCAATTGATTGTTCCTGATAGCTTTAGGAATCGGTATAAATCAACGGTACATGCAATAGAAAACTACCTAAAAAGCCTAAAACTACAAAGAGATATTGTTACTATCGTAGTAAAAATATTGAAAAATCAAGGCACTAATAAGTTTATAGAAGCATTACTGCACAACGAAGGCTATACGATAACCGTATCCCCTAATACAATTGTAATAACGAGCAGAGATATTTTAGGTGCATTGCACGGTTTAACCTCTTTCGAAGCGTTGATGAGAAACAATGAAGGAAAGATGAGAGAAGGAGAAATAGCGGATTGGCCTGATTTGAAAATACGCGCTCTTCATATAGTTTTACGAAAGCAAAGACCATCTGAGATCAAACAACAGATTCAACTAGCCCGTTTTGGGCATTACAATACCTTAATAATACAAATGAAAGATGATGTTCGATTCAAAACAATGGAGAAGATAGCAAATGCTACTGCATGGACAAAAGAGGAATTTTTAGATGTAGTGCAATTTGCCAGGGAAAATGGATTAGATGTTATACCAGAGATAAGGCTCCTTACTCATCAAAAGACGCAGATGAAAGATATGTATCCTCATCTCATGTATAATAAGGCAACCTATGACCCGAGAAAAGAAGAAACGTATAAAGTCGTTTTGCCTATGATTGATGAAGTAATAGACCTTATACATCCAAGAGCATTCCATATAGGACATGATGAAGTAGCGGGTCTTAACCAGAAAACGAGAGAAAAATGGCTCCGTAAAGGTGAGGACATGCTACCGCCCGATCTTTTCCTTGCAGATGTTCAACGCTTACATAAACACCTTAAAAACCGTGGAGTTGAGACATGGATGTGGGGGGATATGCTCATAACCTCCAATGAGTTTCCCACGATGTTAAATAAGCATTTACACGGGACCTACGGATATTCAAATATCAGAGAAAAGATTCCCAAAGATATTGTAATTTGTGATTGGCATTATTTAGATCAGCAAGTTGATTTTCCATCAGCTTTATCATTTGCTAAGGCAGGGCATAAGGTACTTGGTGTTACCTGGAAGAAAGAAGTTACAATAAAAAATTTCAGCCGTTATATTGCTCATATGCCAATAAACGGTGAAGGTATGATTGCTTCAACATGGTTTGGCGCGCTGAAAGGAGATAGAGGCGCCTTACATAGAATAATACAAGTATCTGCTGAAGCATTCTGGAATGCAAAGTAA
- a CDS encoding undecaprenyl/decaprenyl-phosphate alpha-N-acetylglucosaminyl 1-phosphate transferase has translation MIFLISLTSLVITLVILPGLSNVASKIGLMDLPHKRKIHKSPKPLVGGLGIFIAFFICSLLFISLSNLRGFYVGLVVLVITGFIDDFKGLNHRWKFAAQIFSAILMMYFSKTVLVSCGNLFSLGPIHFGILAIPITIFCVVGVINAMNMIDGIDGLAGGISFITLISFAILSYINHQKELMLLSIALSGAVIGFLKYNWHPSKLFMGDIGSGSLGFTTAFLAIAITQKHHTHVSPMVPILILAVPIVDTLTVMIKRKLKNKSPFHAGKDHIHHILLRMGFQKRTTVKIILFVSSLFSILGILCAIMKIPDYYLFFIFFTYFILYFSSSFFVKELYIYKMKFTKRIGLAHGSK, from the coding sequence ATGATATTTTTAATTTCCTTGACTTCGCTCGTTATAACTCTCGTTATCCTGCCAGGCCTTTCCAATGTCGCTTCTAAAATAGGGTTAATGGATTTACCTCATAAGAGAAAAATCCACAAGAGCCCTAAGCCTCTTGTCGGTGGGCTTGGAATCTTCATAGCCTTTTTTATTTGTTCCCTCCTATTTATTTCCCTTTCAAACCTGAGAGGATTTTATGTAGGCCTTGTAGTCCTTGTTATTACCGGATTTATCGATGATTTTAAAGGATTGAATCATCGATGGAAGTTTGCAGCACAAATATTTTCAGCAATTCTTATGATGTATTTTAGTAAAACGGTTCTTGTTTCTTGCGGGAACCTCTTTTCTCTCGGACCAATCCATTTCGGCATTCTCGCAATACCCATTACCATATTTTGTGTAGTCGGTGTTATAAACGCAATGAACATGATCGATGGTATCGATGGCCTTGCAGGTGGCATTTCCTTTATAACCCTTATATCATTTGCCATTCTCTCTTACATAAACCACCAGAAAGAGTTGATGTTGCTGAGTATAGCCTTAAGTGGTGCTGTTATTGGTTTCCTGAAATACAATTGGCATCCTTCTAAACTGTTTATGGGAGACATAGGAAGCGGTTCTCTTGGTTTCACTACCGCTTTTCTCGCCATAGCCATAACACAGAAACACCACACCCATGTTTCACCTATGGTTCCCATACTTATATTGGCCGTACCGATCGTTGATACCTTAACGGTTATGATTAAACGAAAGTTAAAAAACAAAAGCCCATTTCATGCAGGCAAAGATCATATTCATCATATCCTGTTAAGGATGGGTTTTCAGAAAAGGACAACCGTTAAGATAATCCTTTTCGTATCATCTCTCTTTTCTATCCTGGGGATTTTATGTGCAATCATGAAAATCCCGGACTACTACCTATTCTTCATATTCTTCACCTATTTCATCCTCTATTTCTCATCTTCGTTCTTTGTAAAAGAACTTTATATATACAAAATGAAATTCACAAAGAGAATTGGCTTAGCTCATGGCTCAAAATGA